A portion of the Halobacillus ihumii genome contains these proteins:
- a CDS encoding Ger(x)C family spore germination protein, whose protein sequence is MGKRTLNIMLASLFLVFLTGCWDQVQIEQRGFVLGAAIDLKNAPSNGDLSFALTYQIVAPGGMGGGKAQGQSGQQKPFFNVTARGGNMFDITRNMASETSRTPYLGHNQLIIISSEAAKIPHAFANILDLFLRDHEMRRTVKVLIAADQAKGVFEFKSPTEKLPVSHIVSITENARKNIAIAPPLEIGEVHEYLLIGRSVAVPLISMSSQDKKPQINRAAVYHGPSERMVDILSSEETKGLNLIKGKVQGGAVTIEVEGRSVVYEIRRAKSSIVPKINGKDDIKFNVSIETEGRIAESFANIDYKDPANVSKVEKKVEKELERLAAVALEKLHEDLQVDVFDFGRYVKRADYQLWMSIKEDWDSGENYFSQSTITVQTDTVVRSEGSVLDTEE, encoded by the coding sequence ATGGGTAAAAGAACACTTAATATCATGCTGGCTAGTCTATTCCTCGTATTCCTTACTGGATGCTGGGATCAAGTTCAAATTGAGCAGCGCGGTTTTGTTCTTGGTGCAGCGATTGACCTGAAAAATGCTCCCTCAAACGGTGATCTTTCCTTTGCCTTAACCTATCAAATCGTAGCACCTGGAGGTATGGGAGGAGGGAAGGCCCAGGGGCAGAGCGGACAGCAGAAGCCTTTTTTTAACGTGACTGCTCGGGGGGGCAACATGTTTGATATCACGAGAAATATGGCATCAGAAACGAGTCGAACGCCCTATCTCGGACACAACCAATTAATTATTATTTCAAGCGAAGCGGCAAAAATACCTCACGCGTTTGCAAATATATTAGACCTTTTTCTCCGCGATCATGAAATGCGGAGAACCGTGAAAGTGTTGATTGCCGCTGATCAAGCTAAGGGTGTGTTCGAATTCAAATCTCCAACCGAGAAGCTGCCAGTTTCCCACATTGTTTCCATTACAGAAAATGCACGTAAAAATATTGCGATTGCTCCTCCGTTAGAAATTGGGGAGGTTCATGAATATCTGCTGATTGGCAGAAGTGTAGCTGTTCCTCTCATATCCATGTCTTCACAGGATAAAAAGCCCCAAATCAATCGGGCGGCTGTGTATCATGGCCCTTCCGAAAGAATGGTAGATATTCTTAGCAGCGAGGAGACCAAGGGACTGAATTTAATTAAGGGAAAGGTCCAAGGAGGGGCGGTCACGATTGAGGTAGAAGGACGATCGGTCGTTTACGAGATTAGACGTGCTAAATCGAGTATTGTGCCAAAAATTAATGGGAAAGATGATATTAAGTTTAACGTATCGATTGAAACAGAAGGAAGGATTGCAGAATCGTTTGCAAATATCGATTACAAGGATCCTGCTAATGTTTCTAAAGTGGAGAAAAAAGTAGAAAAGGAGCTTGAGCGATTGGCAGCGGTCGCTTTAGAAAAGCTGCATGAGGATTTACAAGTTGATGTATTCGATTTTGGCCGTTATGTAAAAAGGGCTGACTATCAGTTGTGGATGTCAATCAAGGAGGATTGGGATTCAGGAGAAAATTATTTTTCTCAAAGTACCATTACTGTTCAAACAGATACAGTCGTAAGAAGCGAAGGCTCTGTACTGGATACAGAGGAGTAA
- the ilvN gene encoding acetolactate synthase small subunit, with protein sequence MKRIVTAIVHNRSGVLNRVTGLLAKRQFNIESISVGRTETEGISKMTFVVEIEDERKLEQLTKQLNKQVDVLKVSDITDKAIVARELAMVKVISNPQVRSEIQGIIEPFRATVIDVSRENTTIQVTGNSDKVDALIDLLRPYGIKELARTGLTAFTRGHQKQVAEIKSYSLLK encoded by the coding sequence ATGAAACGTATTGTCACAGCGATCGTTCACAATCGAAGCGGTGTGTTAAACCGTGTAACCGGCTTACTTGCTAAACGGCAATTTAACATTGAAAGCATTTCAGTAGGCCGCACCGAAACAGAAGGCATTTCCAAAATGACCTTTGTGGTGGAGATCGAGGATGAACGAAAGCTTGAACAGTTGACGAAACAGCTGAATAAACAAGTAGATGTCTTAAAGGTTTCTGATATTACAGATAAAGCAATCGTCGCTCGTGAGCTGGCAATGGTGAAAGTCATCAGCAATCCGCAAGTTCGCAGTGAGATCCAGGGTATCATTGAACCGTTCAGAGCAACGGTGATCGATGTCAGCCGTGAGAATACGACGATTCAAGTAACGGGGAACTCCGACAAAGTGGATGCACTGATTGACTTGCTTCGCCCATACGGAATCAAGGAATTAGCGAGAACAGGCTTAACCGCCTTCACCCGGGGCCACCAAAAGCAAGTAGCAGAAATTAAATCTTACTCATTACTAAAATAA
- the ilvC gene encoding ketol-acid reductoisomerase codes for MAQVYYHNDIKDEVLKSKKVAVVGYGSQGHAHAQNLKESGYNVVVGLRKGKSWDQAVEDGVEVKTVADAVAESDVVMVLLPDEHQPKVYEEQIKPNLKAGSALAFAHGFNVHFNQVVAPDNVDVFLVAPKGPGHLVRRTFVEGAGVPSLFGVEQDVTGSAREVALAYSKGIGSGRAGVLETTFQEETETDLFGEQAVLCGGLTSLVKSGFETLTEAGYQPEVAYFECLHELKLIVDLMYEGGLEGMRYSISDTAQWGDFVSGPRVVNEETKARMKEVLNEIQSGKFAKGWILENQANRPEFNAVNARESQHQIEKVGKELRELMPFVKKSQSKEKDVVTHGSR; via the coding sequence ATGGCACAAGTTTACTATCACAACGATATCAAAGATGAGGTACTAAAAAGCAAAAAGGTTGCAGTAGTAGGATACGGATCCCAAGGACACGCACACGCACAGAATTTGAAAGAGAGCGGTTATAACGTGGTCGTTGGATTGAGAAAAGGGAAATCATGGGATCAGGCCGTAGAAGACGGAGTAGAAGTTAAAACAGTCGCAGACGCAGTAGCTGAATCCGATGTTGTAATGGTGCTGCTTCCTGATGAGCATCAGCCAAAAGTGTATGAAGAGCAGATCAAACCAAATCTAAAAGCAGGATCAGCTTTAGCTTTTGCCCATGGCTTTAACGTTCATTTCAACCAAGTGGTAGCTCCTGATAATGTGGATGTTTTCCTCGTTGCTCCTAAAGGACCAGGACACCTTGTTCGCCGTACATTTGTAGAAGGAGCAGGAGTTCCTTCACTATTCGGTGTGGAACAGGATGTGACAGGGTCAGCCCGCGAAGTTGCCCTAGCGTATTCAAAAGGAATCGGCAGCGGTCGTGCGGGTGTATTGGAAACAACGTTCCAGGAAGAAACGGAAACTGATCTGTTCGGAGAGCAAGCTGTTCTATGCGGTGGACTTACAAGCTTAGTAAAATCAGGGTTTGAAACGCTGACAGAAGCAGGTTATCAACCGGAAGTTGCTTACTTCGAATGTCTGCACGAGTTGAAGCTGATCGTTGATCTCATGTATGAAGGCGGACTTGAAGGCATGCGTTATTCTATCTCAGATACAGCACAGTGGGGTGACTTCGTATCAGGGCCGCGTGTCGTGAATGAAGAAACAAAAGCTCGCATGAAGGAAGTTCTGAATGAAATCCAATCCGGTAAATTCGCGAAAGGCTGGATCCTTGAAAACCAAGCAAATCGTCCTGAATTTAACGCCGTGAATGCCCGCGAGAGCCAACACCAAATCGAGAAAGTAGGGAAGGAGTTACGTGAATTAATGCCTTTTGTTAAGAAATCTCAATCAAAAGAAAAGGATGTGGTCACACATGGCTCACGTTAA
- a CDS encoding DNA polymerase IV — protein MDYSIYPRNDVLCIDMRSFYASIECVKRGLDPKTALLAVVGDTSRRGSIVLAASPSLKKKHGISNVSRFFELPEDPELVIAPAHMGDYLAVSVEITKMMKNFVPKEAIHVYSVDELWVTVNGLRTLYGSPYEIAELIQSRIREQFGIECVVGIGDNKFLAKVVMDIHAKKASDGIAECRYEDVEELLWPCDIHEIWGIGSRMTRNLNRMGIVTLGQLAKHPLKYLKKNYGIMGEQLYWHAWGIDLSPVYGNFVKTEQKSYGHGITLLRDYQKEEIFACLLDLCEEACRRARYDDKEGRTVHLGIGYSTETGGGFSRSLSVQMPTNSTMEVYHMCLRLFNRFYDGSSKIRRASVALTNLGEETDVQLSLFEDRSKEKALGAVMDTIRDRYGSTALLRASSYTSGGIIPERSQKIGGHYA, from the coding sequence ATGGACTATTCAATTTATCCTAGAAATGATGTCTTGTGCATTGATATGAGATCTTTCTATGCAAGTATAGAGTGTGTCAAGCGCGGTCTTGATCCGAAAACCGCATTGCTTGCCGTGGTGGGGGATACAAGCAGGCGCGGCAGCATCGTTCTGGCTGCTTCTCCTTCTCTAAAAAAGAAGCATGGAATCAGTAATGTCAGCCGCTTCTTTGAATTGCCGGAGGACCCGGAGCTGGTGATTGCTCCGGCGCATATGGGCGACTATCTGGCTGTATCTGTAGAGATTACAAAGATGATGAAGAATTTTGTCCCCAAAGAAGCGATTCATGTGTATTCAGTGGATGAGTTATGGGTGACAGTGAACGGTTTGCGGACGCTTTATGGTTCTCCTTATGAGATTGCTGAGCTGATTCAGTCCCGGATTCGGGAACAGTTTGGAATTGAGTGTGTCGTCGGCATTGGGGATAATAAGTTTTTGGCAAAAGTGGTCATGGATATTCATGCGAAAAAAGCGAGTGACGGGATTGCCGAATGTCGTTATGAGGATGTCGAGGAGTTGTTATGGCCGTGTGACATCCATGAAATATGGGGGATTGGTTCACGGATGACGAGAAACTTGAATCGTATGGGCATTGTGACGCTCGGGCAGCTGGCGAAACATCCGTTGAAATACTTGAAGAAGAACTATGGGATCATGGGTGAACAATTATATTGGCACGCTTGGGGGATTGACCTCAGTCCCGTCTATGGAAATTTTGTTAAAACGGAACAAAAATCATATGGCCACGGAATTACTTTGCTGAGGGACTATCAAAAAGAGGAGATCTTTGCCTGTCTGCTTGATCTGTGTGAAGAAGCCTGCCGGCGGGCCCGTTATGATGACAAGGAAGGCAGGACTGTACACCTGGGCATCGGTTATTCAACCGAAACAGGGGGCGGGTTCAGTCGATCATTATCTGTGCAGATGCCGACAAATTCTACGATGGAGGTTTACCATATGTGTCTGCGTCTATTCAATCGGTTTTACGATGGCTCAAGCAAGATTAGGAGAGCTTCTGTAGCCCTTACCAATTTGGGAGAAGAAACAGATGTTCAGCTGAGCCTGTTTGAAGATCGGTCAAAAGAGAAAGCACTCGGGGCTGTGATGGACACGATTCGTGACCGCTATGGATCGACAGCTTTGCTGCGAGCCAGCAGCTATACGAGCGGCGGGATTATACCTGAACGCAGTCAAAAAATCGGCGGTCATTACGCCTAA
- a CDS encoding spore germination protein, whose protein sequence is MFFKSPKRNKTKEQDHSKQEDFSIELSTSLEQNIVTVKKMLDQPGDLITRPFVIGETGPAFAIIYIDGLTDTKVINESIMKNLQSGVDEIRKGSEETETALLDRLSYHFISSATVKKVTTLDDASLAILSGETALFVDGTDELLIIDTKGWEDRSIEQPVSEGTIRGPRDAFTENIRTNTMLIRRRIRDANLRFKSHQIGRRSKNNLTVAFIDGIVHPDLIKEVNRRLETIDLDDAPESGYIEEWIEDSFLSPFPQMHNTERPDKVAAALTEGKVAILLDGTPFVLIAPATFGAMMHSPEDYYERWMIGSLLRTLRYFAAFLAVFLPALYIALVSYHPGLIPSKLAFSIAATREGLPFPAVIEAFLMELTMELLREAGIRLPKPIGQTIGIVGGLVIGEAAVSAGIVSPVMVIIVAVTAIASFSLPSYSFAISIRMLRFGFMIAAAFLGLYGIILAYILVNIHIVNLKSFGIPYSTPFAPGFKSDWKDLVLRFPIPMMTKRPKFMQTEDDTRIDKEGKS, encoded by the coding sequence GTGTTTTTTAAATCACCTAAAAGAAATAAGACAAAAGAGCAAGATCATTCAAAGCAGGAGGACTTCTCCATTGAATTGTCAACGAGTTTGGAACAGAACATCGTTACGGTTAAAAAAATGCTGGATCAGCCAGGCGATCTGATAACCAGACCTTTTGTTATCGGAGAAACGGGTCCTGCTTTTGCCATTATTTATATAGATGGTCTAACCGATACAAAAGTAATAAACGAAAGTATTATGAAAAATCTCCAAAGTGGAGTCGATGAAATCAGGAAAGGATCTGAGGAGACAGAAACGGCCTTATTAGATAGATTGTCGTATCATTTCATTTCAAGTGCCACTGTAAAAAAGGTGACGACACTAGACGATGCATCACTGGCTATTTTATCAGGTGAAACAGCACTTTTCGTTGATGGGACAGACGAGTTATTAATTATCGATACAAAAGGCTGGGAAGACAGAAGCATTGAACAGCCTGTTTCTGAAGGGACCATCCGCGGACCGAGAGATGCATTCACGGAAAACATCCGGACGAATACGATGCTGATCCGCCGTCGTATTCGGGATGCAAATTTACGGTTTAAATCACATCAAATTGGACGACGCTCAAAAAATAATTTAACGGTTGCTTTTATAGATGGTATCGTTCATCCGGATCTAATCAAAGAGGTTAACAGAAGGCTTGAGACCATTGATTTAGATGATGCTCCGGAGTCAGGTTATATCGAGGAATGGATTGAAGATAGTTTTCTATCACCTTTTCCACAGATGCATAATACGGAGCGGCCGGACAAGGTGGCTGCGGCGCTGACGGAGGGAAAGGTGGCGATTCTGCTTGATGGGACGCCATTTGTTCTAATTGCCCCCGCTACATTTGGGGCTATGATGCATTCCCCGGAGGACTATTATGAACGCTGGATGATCGGGAGCTTGCTGCGGACGTTACGGTATTTTGCTGCGTTTCTTGCTGTTTTTTTACCTGCTTTGTATATTGCACTCGTTTCTTATCATCCAGGGCTGATTCCGTCAAAACTGGCTTTTTCGATTGCGGCGACAAGGGAAGGACTCCCATTTCCCGCTGTAATTGAGGCCTTTTTAATGGAACTTACGATGGAACTCCTTCGTGAAGCCGGGATCCGTTTGCCTAAGCCTATCGGTCAAACAATTGGAATTGTAGGTGGTTTGGTCATTGGAGAAGCGGCTGTGTCCGCTGGTATCGTCAGTCCGGTTATGGTGATTATTGTGGCCGTTACGGCGATAGCTTCATTCTCACTGCCTAGTTATAGTTTTGCGATTTCGATTCGGATGTTGCGTTTTGGATTCATGATTGCAGCAGCCTTTCTAGGCCTTTATGGGATTATTCTTGCTTACATTCTCGTTAATATTCATATTGTCAATTTAAAAAGTTTTGGGATTCCCTATTCTACGCCGTTTGCTCCTGGATTTAAATCAGATTGGAAAGACTTGGTGCTGCGCTTTCCGATCCCAATGATGACCAAACGTCCTAAGTTCATGCAAACAGAAGATGATACACGGATCGATAAGGAGGGCAAATCATGA
- a CDS encoding DUF421 domain-containing protein: MKFIYLTTELLIGFVLLFIIVKFVGKKIISHITPFTFIASIVLGELLGNALYDHKIGVLYIIYSVSLWGVLLFLVEYLGQKFLPFRGVSEGKPSALIKNGVVDREELKKNRMNLNQLQSLLRQSETFSLREVAFCYLEANGSISILKKTKYQKTTQGDFNMSITSVHVPVTLIRDGKVLKDELADLGVDEVWLQTQLNAQGISDPQTIFIAEWLKDDGLFVQTY, from the coding sequence ATGAAATTTATCTATCTGACCACAGAGCTTTTGATAGGATTTGTTCTGCTTTTTATCATCGTGAAGTTTGTCGGTAAGAAAATTATTAGTCACATTACTCCCTTTACCTTTATCGCATCGATCGTGTTGGGCGAGTTATTGGGAAACGCCCTCTACGATCATAAAATTGGCGTCCTCTATATTATCTACTCTGTGAGCTTGTGGGGAGTGTTATTATTCCTGGTAGAATACCTTGGGCAAAAGTTTCTGCCCTTTCGAGGTGTTTCTGAAGGAAAACCGTCCGCTTTAATAAAAAATGGAGTTGTAGATCGGGAGGAATTAAAGAAAAACCGTATGAACCTGAATCAACTGCAGAGCTTGCTCAGACAAAGTGAAACCTTCTCCTTACGGGAAGTAGCTTTTTGTTATTTAGAAGCAAACGGGTCCATCAGTATCCTGAAAAAAACGAAGTATCAAAAAACAACACAAGGGGATTTCAATATGTCTATTACCTCCGTCCATGTCCCTGTCACCCTGATCCGGGATGGGAAAGTACTAAAGGATGAACTGGCTGATTTAGGTGTTGATGAAGTCTGGTTACAAACACAACTTAACGCCCAGGGTATTTCCGATCCCCAAACGATTTTCATAGCCGAGTGGCTGAAAGATGATGGGTTATTTGTGCAAACGTACTAA
- a CDS encoding YolD-like family protein — protein MEDRNRDRGTIKWTSLMLPEHVELIKEVWQEDEGVPKKMIDEQQAEENELALQRAIQDGLLVRITYYNGFNYSDRKAKVLHLDPHRKKMSCMSTGNERITIEFEQIYEVVLV, from the coding sequence ATGGAAGATCGAAATCGGGATAGAGGGACAATCAAATGGACATCGCTAATGCTGCCGGAACACGTGGAACTTATTAAAGAAGTCTGGCAGGAAGATGAAGGAGTTCCGAAGAAGATGATCGATGAACAGCAGGCTGAGGAGAATGAGCTGGCTCTCCAGCGTGCAATCCAAGACGGGTTACTCGTCAGGATCACTTATTACAATGGGTTTAATTATAGCGATAGGAAAGCGAAGGTATTGCATCTAGACCCTCATAGAAAAAAGATGTCCTGCATGAGCACCGGCAATGAACGCATAACGATTGAGTTTGAGCAGATTTATGAGGTTGTGCTGGTATAA
- a CDS encoding holin, producing the protein MENEIMQQVLLFTTVISPFVFGVIEVVKKAFRIPKNYIPLLSVGVGLLAGIAAFPFTDMSLMLRIWAGVGAGLSGTGLFEIVKKRKGFSKQDSDTEE; encoded by the coding sequence ATGGAAAATGAAATCATGCAGCAGGTTCTCCTTTTCACGACAGTGATTAGTCCATTTGTCTTTGGCGTCATTGAAGTAGTGAAAAAAGCGTTTCGGATTCCTAAAAACTATATTCCGCTATTAAGTGTGGGGGTTGGTTTATTAGCCGGGATCGCGGCATTTCCGTTCACAGATATGAGCCTGATGCTCAGAATTTGGGCAGGTGTCGGAGCTGGATTATCCGGAACCGGCCTGTTTGAGATCGTTAAGAAACGTAAAGGTTTTTCAAAACAGGATAGCGATACAGAAGAATAG
- the ilvE gene encoding branched-chain-amino-acid transaminase, with protein sequence MSSQWIYLSGEYVDKSEAVVSVYDHGFLYGDGVFEGIRVYDGNIFKLEEHLNRLYDSAKSVMLHIPYEKEELEQIIAETVRKNQLETAYIRVVVSRGAGNLGLDPTSCAEPRVVVIAEALALFPKELYERGVRLASASSRRNRPDILPPQVKSLNYLNNILVKMEANQVGVDEALMMNDQGYVTEGSADNIFIVKNGTIYTPPVYLGALEGITRNAIIDLAEQKGYKMKQEPFTRHDVYVADEVFLTGTAAEVIAVVEVDQRKVGDGKPGVVTSHLLSEFRKITTTDGVQVYPSKNKEQVS encoded by the coding sequence ATGAGCAGCCAGTGGATTTATTTAAGTGGCGAATACGTCGACAAAAGTGAAGCCGTTGTGTCAGTTTATGACCATGGTTTTCTCTATGGAGATGGGGTGTTTGAAGGTATTCGTGTCTATGACGGCAATATTTTCAAACTGGAAGAGCATCTAAATCGTCTCTATGATTCAGCAAAGTCCGTAATGCTTCACATTCCATATGAAAAGGAGGAACTGGAGCAGATTATTGCTGAAACTGTCCGCAAGAACCAACTGGAAACGGCGTACATTCGTGTGGTTGTCTCTAGAGGCGCCGGCAACCTCGGGCTGGACCCGACGAGCTGTGCTGAGCCACGAGTGGTTGTCATTGCCGAAGCACTTGCTTTATTTCCTAAAGAATTATATGAGCGGGGAGTTCGCCTGGCTTCTGCATCAAGCCGCAGAAACAGACCAGATATACTGCCTCCCCAAGTGAAATCATTAAATTATTTAAATAATATCCTGGTGAAAATGGAAGCCAATCAAGTAGGTGTGGATGAAGCGCTTATGATGAACGATCAAGGATATGTTACGGAGGGTTCGGCGGATAACATTTTTATTGTTAAGAATGGCACGATCTACACTCCTCCGGTGTACCTTGGAGCGTTGGAAGGCATCACTCGCAATGCAATTATCGATCTTGCAGAGCAAAAAGGTTATAAAATGAAGCAGGAACCGTTCACGAGGCACGATGTTTATGTGGCGGATGAAGTCTTTTTAACAGGCACGGCTGCTGAAGTGATTGCAGTCGTAGAAGTGGATCAGCGAAAAGTGGGTGACGGAAAGCCTGGAGTCGTTACGAGCCATTTACTATCTGAGTTTAGAAAAATTACGACGACTGATGGCGTTCAAGTTTACCCGTCTAAAAATAAAGAGCAAGTAAGCTAG
- the ilvB gene encoding biosynthetic-type acetolactate synthase large subunit → MKAEATHNVKTAPRTGADLLVEALIEQGVDTLFGYPGGAVLPVYDAIYRAGESFDHILPRHEQGAIHAAEGFARVSGRPGVVIGTSGPGATNLITGIADAMMDSLPVVIFTGQVAKGVIGTDAFQESDVMGITTPITKHNYQVQRIEELPRVVKEAFHIATTGRPGPVVVDIPKDISSTVHEAKVDASFHLPGYQPTLNPNPLQIKKLHDALLQAKRPVVLAGAGVIHAGGSEELSKFVETYELPVTTTLLGLGSFPGSSRLSLGMAGMHGTYTANMALYESDLLINIGARFDDRLTGNLQHFAPHAKVAHVDIDPAEIGKNVATNIPIVSDAKTALEALNHHPSGKLEHSDWLEKTQSNKDEYPLWHQDFDSEIAPQWLMKKVHDYTNGDSIVTTDVGQHQMWAAQYYSFHQPNRWVTSGGLGTMGFGFPAAIGAQIADPNAKVVSVVGDGGFQMTMQELSLLQERKLPVKVVIVNNQALGMVRQWQESFYDKRYSHSIIETQPDFVKLAESYQIPGYRLDSREQVEEILPRVLNDPHPAVIDCRVIQEENVYPMIAPGKGLHEMIGVKR, encoded by the coding sequence ATGAAGGCTGAAGCAACTCACAACGTGAAGACAGCACCACGTACGGGAGCAGATTTGTTAGTAGAGGCACTAATCGAACAGGGGGTTGATACATTATTTGGATATCCGGGTGGAGCTGTACTCCCGGTTTATGATGCAATTTACCGAGCTGGAGAGTCATTTGATCATATATTGCCACGTCACGAACAGGGCGCAATTCATGCAGCTGAAGGCTTTGCACGAGTATCAGGGCGTCCGGGAGTTGTAATCGGCACTTCAGGTCCGGGTGCTACCAACTTAATTACCGGAATTGCTGATGCAATGATGGATTCTCTGCCGGTTGTCATTTTCACCGGGCAAGTGGCCAAGGGAGTGATCGGAACCGATGCCTTTCAGGAATCGGATGTGATGGGAATTACCACACCGATTACGAAGCACAACTACCAGGTTCAGCGCATCGAGGAGCTGCCAAGGGTCGTTAAAGAGGCGTTTCATATCGCCACAACAGGGCGCCCGGGACCGGTTGTAGTGGATATCCCAAAAGATATTTCTTCAACCGTTCACGAAGCAAAAGTGGATGCAAGCTTCCACTTACCGGGTTATCAGCCGACACTTAATCCGAATCCGCTGCAAATCAAAAAGTTACATGATGCCTTACTGCAAGCGAAAAGGCCAGTGGTTTTGGCTGGAGCGGGCGTCATTCATGCAGGTGGATCAGAGGAACTCAGCAAATTCGTTGAGACTTATGAACTGCCGGTAACGACAACGTTATTAGGATTAGGGAGTTTTCCAGGCAGCAGCAGGCTCTCACTAGGTATGGCAGGGATGCACGGGACATATACAGCGAACATGGCGCTGTACGAAAGTGACTTGCTCATCAACATCGGGGCACGATTTGATGACAGGCTGACAGGGAATTTACAGCACTTTGCTCCACACGCGAAAGTCGCTCATGTCGATATTGACCCCGCGGAAATTGGTAAGAACGTTGCGACGAATATTCCAATTGTATCGGATGCAAAAACTGCTTTAGAAGCGCTGAATCATCACCCTTCTGGAAAACTTGAACACAGTGACTGGCTCGAAAAAACGCAGTCTAATAAAGATGAATACCCACTATGGCATCAAGACTTTGATTCCGAAATTGCACCTCAATGGCTAATGAAAAAGGTCCATGACTATACGAACGGGGATTCGATTGTAACGACCGATGTCGGCCAGCATCAAATGTGGGCTGCACAGTATTACAGTTTTCACCAGCCTAATCGCTGGGTCACATCAGGCGGGCTCGGAACGATGGGATTTGGCTTTCCGGCAGCGATCGGAGCACAAATTGCCGATCCAAATGCGAAAGTCGTATCCGTTGTTGGAGATGGCGGTTTTCAGATGACGATGCAAGAACTTTCGCTTCTTCAGGAAAGGAAGCTGCCTGTTAAAGTCGTTATCGTTAATAACCAAGCGTTAGGGATGGTAAGACAGTGGCAGGAGAGTTTTTATGATAAACGCTACTCTCATTCGATTATTGAAACGCAGCCAGATTTTGTAAAGTTAGCGGAGAGTTATCAGATACCGGGCTATCGTCTTGATTCGAGGGAACAGGTAGAGGAAATTCTTCCGAGGGTATTAAATGATCCTCATCCAGCCGTTATTGATTGCCGGGTCATTCAAGAAGAAAATGTCTATCCAATGATTGCACCAGGAAAAGGGCTGCATGAAATGATCGGGGTGAAACGATGA
- a CDS encoding GerAB/ArcD/ProY family transporter, producing MKSFEYADEEIGNSEIGYVIPSVVIGAGILSLPRVLAEDTVTADGWVPILVGGGIAVLFTWVVAKLASRFPKQSFLEYSSVLVSKPLAFVLTACIALYFMVFASYEIRFVATLSQQYLFASTPKEVLSFVFLLVVTYAVAGSRVALFRLHQLFLPIIIGILCIVLLMTLPLIEVNHIMPLFKTDWKGYLQGTKSTLLSFMGWGVLLFYTGLMNKPKKAVKAGMIGMCVPVILYVLLYLSAIGVMSNTVAANLTYPTNELAKVVEVPGGFFERMEIIFFTIWVMALFTSSIVFFDVSVMAINSLFKKVKKVKLVLILAPVIYLMGMLPQNRLQLAKVSEGLGYTGICVSVIIPALLLILAKFRGIRGDG from the coding sequence ATGAAGTCATTTGAATATGCCGATGAAGAAATCGGTAATAGTGAAATCGGTTATGTGATCCCCTCTGTTGTCATTGGTGCAGGCATTCTATCCTTACCGCGTGTTTTGGCGGAAGATACGGTAACTGCCGATGGATGGGTGCCTATCCTCGTGGGAGGCGGGATAGCGGTTCTGTTCACCTGGGTAGTGGCAAAACTGGCGTCGCGCTTTCCGAAGCAGTCGTTTCTTGAGTATAGTTCCGTACTCGTTTCTAAACCGCTTGCCTTTGTTCTAACAGCATGTATAGCATTATACTTCATGGTTTTTGCCTCTTATGAAATTCGTTTCGTTGCAACGTTATCGCAACAGTACTTATTCGCTTCGACCCCCAAAGAGGTATTATCTTTCGTTTTTCTGCTTGTGGTCACGTATGCAGTTGCAGGTTCCAGGGTGGCCCTATTTCGATTGCATCAACTTTTTCTCCCTATCATTATCGGCATATTATGTATTGTTTTATTGATGACACTGCCACTTATTGAAGTGAACCATATAATGCCCCTTTTTAAAACAGATTGGAAGGGATACTTGCAAGGAACAAAATCTACGCTGCTGTCTTTTATGGGGTGGGGGGTCTTGTTATTTTATACAGGCTTAATGAATAAGCCGAAAAAAGCCGTTAAGGCGGGTATGATCGGCATGTGCGTACCGGTTATTTTATATGTACTTCTTTATTTATCGGCCATTGGAGTAATGTCGAATACTGTAGCAGCAAACCTCACTTATCCTACCAATGAATTAGCAAAAGTAGTGGAGGTGCCAGGCGGGTTTTTTGAACGGATGGAAATTATATTTTTCACCATATGGGTGATGGCACTTTTTACGTCATCCATTGTATTCTTTGACGTTTCAGTGATGGCCATAAACTCTCTTTTTAAAAAGGTGAAAAAAGTAAAGTTGGTTCTTATTTTGGCGCCTGTTATTTACTTGATGGGTATGCTGCCGCAAAACCGACTCCAGCTTGCAAAAGTAAGTGAGGGTCTTGGATATACGGGCATTTGTGTCTCGGTCATTATTCCGGCATTATTGCTCATTCTGGCTAAGTTTAGGGGGATAAGAGGAGATGGGTAA